From Leptospira stimsonii, a single genomic window includes:
- a CDS encoding Ig-like domain-containing protein, whose protein sequence is MQHLTKTIFISLLFVMLNCIHGSNNQHPLFAYLKLASDATPFSVSQITPGSGVTNVPLNTSIQVTFSQNVDSSSINPQSIRLSQGNNSIPGTLSSSEANLVFTPSSPLASATVYTVTVSKNIQSSGGVSLSDDSIWSFTTMSSSDSVAPSLSLSTPYTGAFAPSSTAIQVAFTETMNCTSVNGTTFTLKNNVTNALVSGTVTCLGTSATFTPDNPLASNTAYRVDISSMMKDLAGNYLANSQNWVFTTNSAPDSTSPIVSFVSPGTGAQGAGVNTSISVAFSEPINCASAVGNFTLDDNIFLPGDVSVSLTCSGTTASITPIAPLAFNTTYTAFLTNAITDLNGNPLSASNWSFTTGLAPDATSPFVTSNVPAAFETGVGTNISPMVVFNEAMLCTSVTSASMKLKRQSTGVYLLGSVNCFGTSATWTPDPSNPLSFNTTYVVELNVGALDASNNSVIPMSWEFTTGPGPDVISPLVSFVAPGNGSTGAPINGGISVAFNETMNCGTILGGITMDDPLNPGFNTNILVNCSGTTATITPTASLAFNKTYTVTIANTVMDVFNNPITPNNGAGTYTWVFTTGNAPDLTNPQVFMTNPISTATNVATNSNIVVAFTETIDCNTLNLTVNNGIAVTKTCSGATASFAPTTAFLPGTLYIATVNTVNDLAGNPILAPFSWSFTTGPAPDVTPPTVSIQNLKSKGILESGFIIGTATDAGGIASVEISIDGGAYAPVSLTGTTTWKYQLPTGASIWTQNSAHSIAVRSKDISNNVSPISTITGVRKGTNKDINGDGYIDLVTSEYGQGLVYVVHSSGSAGITTSNAASSSRTIVGNAAEEFGKVVTMGDLNGDGYADVIVGAPAANAAAGRTYTFHSSGNLGINISFSGFASNTINGGAAGNRFGSSLVSGDINGDGYSDLVVGAPNFNASQGIIYVFLSAGNAGVTSVATGTAATTRTGAAANDLFGSTVAIGDMNGDSLADIAVGAPGVNGGAGANAGRIYTYYGGAGVLTAAVNTLTNNSVIGPNAKFGLSLAVADVNGDGFSDIIGGAPLFDLNGAGTGVGTIRVFISAGGGGISTDNIGNAPLIINGVSNFDVFGVSLTARDLNSDGRADLAIGATQNLAPSSAVYVFMTPSAGGVGNFFTKANATMSISGPALLGVSTNGGISSGDTNGDGFADLSIGGNNSNVYVFHSSAGGLITNLPGSAASSISPPGLGGGAPANTYGMCVY, encoded by the coding sequence ATGCAACATTTAACAAAAACTATTTTTATATCACTTTTGTTCGTGATGCTGAACTGTATTCACGGATCCAACAATCAACATCCCTTATTCGCTTACCTCAAACTCGCTTCGGATGCTACCCCTTTTAGCGTTTCCCAAATCACGCCCGGCTCCGGAGTAACGAATGTCCCATTAAATACTTCGATTCAAGTTACTTTTAGTCAAAACGTAGATTCCTCAAGCATCAATCCTCAGTCGATTCGCCTGTCTCAGGGAAATAATTCCATTCCTGGAACGTTGTCTTCTTCAGAAGCCAACTTAGTATTTACTCCAAGTTCTCCCTTAGCTTCGGCTACGGTTTATACCGTAACTGTTTCCAAAAATATTCAATCTTCTGGCGGAGTTTCTCTTTCGGATGATTCCATTTGGAGTTTCACGACGATGTCATCTTCCGATTCAGTCGCCCCAAGCCTATCTCTCTCAACCCCTTATACTGGAGCTTTTGCACCCAGCAGTACTGCGATCCAAGTAGCCTTTACGGAAACGATGAACTGTACGAGTGTCAATGGAACAACCTTTACATTAAAGAACAATGTAACGAATGCTTTGGTTTCCGGAACGGTGACCTGCTTAGGAACGAGTGCGACATTTACGCCCGACAATCCATTGGCTTCTAACACCGCTTATCGTGTCGATATTTCATCCATGATGAAAGATTTAGCCGGCAATTATTTGGCTAATTCACAAAACTGGGTTTTTACAACGAATTCAGCGCCAGATTCAACGTCTCCGATTGTATCTTTCGTTTCTCCAGGTACCGGCGCTCAAGGAGCAGGCGTTAACACTTCCATTAGCGTGGCATTTAGTGAGCCAATCAATTGCGCGAGCGCCGTTGGAAACTTTACTTTGGACGATAATATTTTCCTTCCTGGCGACGTTTCTGTAAGCCTTACTTGTTCGGGAACAACAGCTTCCATCACGCCGATTGCTCCCTTGGCTTTCAATACCACCTACACTGCTTTTTTAACAAATGCGATTACTGATTTAAATGGAAATCCACTTTCAGCATCGAATTGGAGTTTCACCACAGGGCTGGCTCCGGATGCGACATCCCCTTTTGTAACTTCAAATGTTCCGGCCGCTTTTGAAACAGGTGTTGGAACTAATATTTCACCAATGGTTGTGTTCAATGAAGCTATGCTTTGCACATCAGTAACTTCCGCATCCATGAAACTAAAACGCCAATCTACAGGAGTCTATTTATTGGGCAGTGTGAATTGTTTTGGAACCTCGGCAACATGGACTCCTGATCCATCGAATCCACTTTCTTTCAATACAACCTACGTTGTAGAACTCAATGTAGGGGCTTTAGATGCTTCTAATAATTCCGTAATTCCAATGTCTTGGGAATTTACTACCGGTCCAGGTCCGGATGTTATTTCGCCGCTTGTTTCGTTTGTTGCACCAGGGAATGGCTCCACGGGCGCGCCTATAAACGGAGGCATCTCGGTTGCTTTCAATGAAACGATGAATTGTGGAACCATATTGGGTGGAATAACGATGGATGACCCACTGAATCCGGGGTTCAATACAAATATCCTGGTAAATTGTTCCGGGACGACAGCTACCATTACACCGACGGCTTCTCTGGCTTTTAATAAAACCTATACTGTTACGATTGCAAATACCGTTATGGATGTTTTCAATAACCCAATCACGCCGAACAACGGAGCCGGCACATATACCTGGGTCTTCACGACCGGGAATGCACCGGACCTAACGAATCCCCAAGTCTTTATGACCAATCCTATATCCACGGCCACGAATGTTGCGACCAATTCCAATATTGTCGTCGCCTTTACGGAAACGATTGATTGTAATACTTTGAACTTGACCGTAAACAATGGAATTGCGGTTACCAAAACATGTTCTGGCGCAACCGCCTCTTTTGCACCTACGACTGCATTCCTCCCGGGAACCTTGTATATAGCGACCGTAAATACGGTCAATGATCTCGCTGGAAACCCAATCTTAGCTCCTTTTTCTTGGAGCTTTACTACCGGCCCGGCTCCGGATGTAACTCCACCGACCGTTTCCATTCAGAATTTAAAAAGCAAAGGAATTTTAGAATCCGGATTTATAATCGGAACCGCCACGGATGCAGGAGGAATTGCAAGCGTAGAAATTTCCATCGACGGGGGGGCTTATGCTCCGGTTTCATTAACTGGAACGACTACTTGGAAGTACCAATTACCAACTGGTGCATCGATCTGGACACAAAACTCCGCACATTCGATCGCAGTAAGAAGTAAAGATATTTCCAATAATGTCTCCCCAATTTCCACAATCACAGGGGTAAGAAAAGGAACCAACAAAGATATAAATGGAGATGGCTATATAGATTTGGTCACTTCCGAATACGGTCAAGGTTTAGTTTACGTGGTTCATTCGTCCGGATCTGCCGGAATCACTACAAGCAATGCGGCTTCCTCGAGCAGAACCATTGTCGGTAATGCGGCTGAGGAATTCGGAAAAGTAGTCACAATGGGAGATCTCAATGGAGATGGTTACGCAGATGTAATCGTCGGAGCTCCAGCCGCAAATGCCGCGGCAGGACGTACTTACACCTTTCATTCTTCCGGGAATTTAGGAATCAATATTTCCTTTAGTGGTTTTGCTTCGAATACAATCAATGGTGGTGCGGCCGGGAATCGATTCGGATCGAGCCTTGTATCCGGAGATATCAACGGTGATGGATACTCGGATCTTGTTGTCGGTGCTCCGAACTTTAATGCTTCGCAGGGAATTATCTATGTCTTTCTTTCGGCAGGAAACGCCGGAGTCACCTCGGTTGCGACAGGAACTGCGGCAACTACACGAACTGGAGCGGCCGCAAACGATCTCTTCGGATCAACAGTGGCAATCGGTGATATGAATGGCGATTCATTAGCCGACATTGCCGTGGGTGCCCCTGGAGTTAACGGTGGTGCAGGTGCCAATGCTGGCAGAATCTATACTTACTACGGAGGTGCGGGGGTTTTGACAGCCGCGGTCAATACGTTGACGAATAATTCAGTCATTGGCCCCAATGCAAAATTTGGGCTAAGCCTGGCAGTGGCAGATGTAAACGGAGACGGTTTTTCTGATATCATTGGAGGTGCTCCACTCTTCGATCTCAATGGCGCCGGGACTGGCGTTGGCACAATTCGCGTTTTCATATCCGCAGGAGGAGGAGGAATTTCAACGGATAACATTGGCAATGCGCCTCTTATCATCAATGGTGTATCTAATTTTGACGTTTTTGGAGTCTCGTTAACTGCACGTGATTTAAATTCAGATGGAAGGGCCGATCTTGCGATCGGCGCCACACAGAACCTAGCCCCGAGCAGTGCAGTGTATGTTTTCATGACCCCAAGCGCGGGAGGTGTTGGGAATTTTTTCACGAAGGCCAATGCAACAATGAGCATTTCTGGACCAGCACTTCTTGGGGTTTCTACGAACGGTGGGATATCGTCGGGAGATACAAATGGAGACGGTTTTGCCGATCTTTCCATTGGCGGGAACAACTCTAACGTCTATGTTTTTCATTCTTCCGCTGGTGGCTTGATTACAAATCTTCCTGGGTCTGCGGCGAGTAGTATTTCTCCTCCTGGTCTGGGAGGTGGCGCTCCGGCGAATACCTACGGAATGTGCGTATATTAA